One region of uncultured Campylobacter sp. genomic DNA includes:
- a CDS encoding Rrf2 family transcriptional regulator, which produces MQIGQKFSIAIHILLSCEFFKDEKNTSEFLAGTIGTNPVIVRNIIRLLKSANLINVSAGTGGASLAKKPDQITLFDIFSAVNEGEKGIFKIHKNSPPPCPLGGRIEALLTPKFASAQQAMFDSLAGVNLQNLLDELGVKSVAEI; this is translated from the coding sequence ATGCAAATAGGACAAAAATTTTCCATCGCTATCCACATCCTGCTTAGCTGCGAGTTTTTTAAGGACGAGAAAAACACGAGCGAGTTTTTAGCCGGCACGATCGGTACGAATCCCGTCATCGTACGAAATATCATTAGGCTTTTAAAATCTGCAAATTTGATAAACGTAAGCGCGGGCACGGGTGGTGCGAGCCTAGCAAAAAAGCCCGATCAAATCACGCTGTTTGATATATTTTCGGCGGTAAACGAGGGCGAAAAGGGCATCTTTAAAATCCACAAAAACTCGCCGCCGCCTTGTCCGCTAGGAGGCAGGATCGAGGCGCTTTTGACGCCTAAATTCGCCTCCGCACAGCAAGCGATGTTTGATAGCTTGGCGGGCGTAAATTTGCAAAATTTGCTAGACGAGCTTGGCGTAAAAAGCGTCGCCGAAATTTAA
- the lepA gene encoding translation elongation factor 4 has product MKNIRNFSIIAHIDHGKSTLADRLIQECGAVSDREMSSQIMDTMDIEKERGITIKAQSVRLNYALGGENFVLNLIDTPGHVDFSYEVSRSLASCEGALLVVDASQGVEAQTIANVYIALDNNLEIIPVINKIDLPAADPERVKNEIEHVIGLDCSGAIEVSAKTGIGIKELLEAIITRIPSPGGDAAKPLKTLIYDSWFDNYLGALALVRVYDGELKKNDEILVMGTGKKHIVLDLMYPNPIAPIKTANLSAGEVGIVVLGLKNVSDVQVGDTITLARNPVKEPVGGFERAKPFVFAGLYPIETDKFEDLRDALDKLKLNDSSISYEPETSVALGFGFRVGFLGLLHMEVIKERLEREFDLDLIATAPTVTYEVVQTDGQILRIQNPSQLPPVNKIEHIKEPYVKATIITPSEFLGNIITLLNNRRAVQTKMDYITPERVLLEYDIPMNEIVMDFYDKLKSSTKGYASFDYEPSDYRAGDLVKLDIKVAGETVDALSIIVPESKAQSKGRDFVKAMKEIVPRQLFEVAIQASIGNKVIARETVKSMGKNVTAKCYGGDITRKRKLLEKQKEGKKRMKAIGKVNLPQEAFLSVLKID; this is encoded by the coding sequence ATGAAAAACATCAGAAATTTTAGCATCATCGCTCATATCGACCACGGCAAAAGTACTCTCGCAGACCGCCTGATCCAGGAGTGCGGAGCCGTCAGCGACCGCGAGATGAGCTCGCAAATCATGGACACGATGGATATCGAAAAAGAGCGCGGCATCACGATCAAGGCTCAGTCCGTGCGCCTAAACTATGCGCTCGGCGGTGAAAATTTCGTTCTAAATTTGATCGACACTCCGGGCCACGTGGATTTTAGCTACGAAGTAAGCCGCTCGCTAGCTAGCTGCGAGGGCGCGCTGCTTGTCGTGGACGCTTCTCAGGGCGTAGAGGCGCAAACCATCGCAAACGTCTATATCGCACTAGATAACAACCTAGAAATCATCCCCGTCATAAATAAAATCGACCTCCCGGCAGCAGACCCAGAGCGCGTAAAAAACGAGATCGAGCACGTTATAGGGCTTGATTGTAGCGGAGCGATCGAGGTCAGCGCAAAAACGGGTATCGGCATCAAAGAGCTGCTAGAAGCTATCATCACGCGCATTCCCTCCCCCGGCGGCGACGCGGCAAAACCGCTAAAAACACTCATCTACGACAGCTGGTTTGACAACTATTTGGGCGCGCTGGCTCTCGTGCGGGTCTATGACGGCGAGCTAAAGAAAAACGACGAAATCCTAGTCATGGGCACGGGCAAAAAACACATCGTGCTAGACCTCATGTATCCAAACCCGATCGCGCCGATAAAAACGGCAAATTTGAGCGCGGGCGAGGTCGGCATCGTGGTGCTGGGGCTAAAAAACGTCAGCGACGTGCAGGTGGGCGATACGATCACGCTAGCTCGCAATCCAGTAAAAGAGCCGGTCGGCGGCTTTGAGCGGGCTAAGCCGTTCGTATTTGCGGGACTTTATCCGATCGAAACGGATAAATTTGAAGATCTGCGAGACGCTCTGGATAAACTCAAGCTAAACGATAGCTCGATCAGCTACGAGCCGGAAACCTCGGTCGCGCTTGGGTTTGGCTTTCGCGTCGGATTTTTAGGGCTATTGCATATGGAGGTTATCAAGGAGCGTTTGGAGCGCGAATTTGACCTTGATCTCATCGCCACGGCTCCGACCGTGACCTACGAAGTCGTGCAAACCGACGGTCAAATTTTACGCATCCAAAACCCGAGCCAACTCCCGCCTGTCAATAAAATCGAGCATATCAAAGAACCCTACGTCAAAGCCACGATCATCACTCCAAGCGAGTTTTTGGGCAACATCATCACGCTGCTAAACAACCGCCGCGCCGTGCAGACCAAGATGGACTACATCACGCCCGAGCGCGTGCTGCTCGAGTACGACATCCCGATGAACGAGATCGTGATGGACTTTTACGACAAGCTAAAATCAAGCACCAAAGGCTACGCGAGCTTTGACTACGAGCCTAGCGACTACCGCGCGGGCGATCTAGTCAAGCTTGATATCAAGGTCGCGGGCGAGACCGTAGATGCGCTCTCCATCATCGTGCCAGAAAGTAAAGCCCAGTCCAAAGGACGCGACTTCGTAAAAGCGATGAAAGAGATCGTGCCGCGCCAGCTCTTTGAGGTGGCGATACAAGCTAGCATCGGCAACAAAGTCATCGCGCGCGAAACGGTAAAATCTATGGGCAAAAACGTAACCGCCAAGTGCTACGGCGGCGATATCACGCGCAAGCGTAAGCTACTCGAAAAGCAAAAAGAGGGCAAAAAGCGCATGAAAGCCATCGGCAAGGTAAATTTGCCGCAAGAAGCGTTTTTAAGCGTTTTAAAAATAGACTAG
- a CDS encoding dicarboxylate/amino acid:cation symporter, which yields MEADVKTVKSKSLIRRYFEINLLYKILAGLILGAIFGAIFQNATGAIAVLEPFGDIFIRLLKMIIVPIVTASLIVGCSSIAPSDLGRVGAKVLLFYLATSFFAILIGLGVGIFLEPGAGLGITGAASAQAKAANAPSMSQILVNLFPTNPIEAMAKGEILQIITFSLFFGVALSFVKDSKDERLSKLGHLIYDVFDGINHIMFKIVSWIMQYAPIGVFALIFIVFSKQGVKAFGPLLGVTISTYIGFIAHVALIFTLACLAIKISPLKFLNKVKSPMITAFVTRSSGGTLPISMKTADEDMGIPRQIYGFALPVGATVNMNGTIIYLGICAIFIANAVGVQLDMGAKLTIILTAVLAAVGTAGVPGAGAIMLLMVLESVGLKVESGSAVAAAYALILGILIWDVRR from the coding sequence GTGGAAGCAGACGTAAAAACCGTCAAATCAAAAAGCCTAATCAGAAGGTATTTTGAGATAAATTTGCTCTATAAAATTTTAGCCGGGCTGATTTTAGGAGCGATATTTGGCGCTATATTTCAAAACGCAACCGGCGCTATCGCGGTACTAGAGCCGTTTGGAGATATATTTATAAGACTGCTTAAGATGATCATCGTGCCTATCGTTACGGCTTCGCTCATCGTGGGCTGTAGCTCGATCGCGCCGTCTGATCTGGGTAGGGTAGGGGCGAAGGTGCTGCTATTTTACCTTGCTACCTCGTTTTTTGCGATACTTATAGGCCTTGGCGTGGGGATATTTTTAGAGCCAGGAGCCGGCCTTGGTATCACGGGCGCCGCGTCTGCGCAGGCTAAAGCGGCCAATGCGCCTTCTATGTCGCAAATTTTAGTAAATCTTTTCCCGACTAACCCCATAGAAGCGATGGCAAAGGGCGAAATTTTGCAAATTATCACATTTAGTCTATTTTTCGGCGTCGCGCTTTCGTTTGTAAAAGACAGCAAGGACGAGAGGTTAAGCAAACTGGGCCATCTCATTTACGACGTATTTGACGGGATAAACCACATAATGTTTAAAATCGTTAGTTGGATAATGCAGTACGCCCCTATCGGTGTTTTCGCGCTGATTTTTATCGTATTTTCAAAGCAAGGCGTAAAGGCTTTCGGCCCGCTGCTAGGCGTCACGATTAGTACTTATATCGGCTTTATCGCTCACGTAGCGCTGATTTTTACTTTGGCTTGCCTAGCTATAAAAATCAGTCCTTTGAAATTTCTAAATAAGGTAAAATCTCCGATGATAACGGCATTTGTTACCAGAAGCTCGGGCGGAACGCTGCCTATATCGATGAAAACCGCGGATGAGGATATGGGGATACCGAGGCAAATTTACGGCTTTGCCCTACCTGTCGGAGCAACCGTAAATATGAACGGCACGATCATATATCTTGGCATCTGCGCGATTTTTATCGCAAACGCCGTCGGAGTGCAGCTTGACATGGGAGCAAAGCTAACTATCATTTTAACGGCCGTCCTTGCCGCCGTCGGAACCGCGGGAGTGCCGGGTGCCGGCGCTATAATGCTTTTGATGGTGCTTGAATCAGTCGGCCTAAAAGTAGAGAGCGGAAGCGCCGTAGCCGCAGCGTATGCGCTGATTTTAGGAATCTTGATATGGGACGTACGTCGTTAA
- a CDS encoding ComF family protein — translation MRCANCGHLSLAVICKICKDHLLSSPARTRVLDGDFKIYSFFDYSEIKNLLHSKHLFHGSFVYGALANLSFKIFASKFSFGSPVNAVPIDDRATSGYSHTAILARALKSAEIRPLYACLHAGSNVSYHGKDLAFRLKNPRNFKLLKTPKFPVILIDDIVTTGTTIDEARRTLQKAGCEVLFALTLADVRY, via the coding sequence ATGAGATGTGCTAACTGCGGGCATCTGAGCCTAGCCGTGATCTGTAAAATTTGCAAAGATCACCTGCTCTCCTCGCCCGCAAGGACGCGCGTTTTGGACGGCGATTTTAAAATTTACAGCTTTTTTGACTACTCCGAGATTAAAAATTTACTCCACTCAAAGCACCTATTTCACGGCTCTTTCGTTTACGGCGCGCTCGCAAATTTGAGTTTTAAGATTTTTGCTAGCAAATTTAGCTTCGGCTCTCCCGTAAACGCCGTGCCGATCGACGATAGAGCGACTAGCGGCTACTCGCATACGGCAATCTTGGCTCGCGCGTTAAAAAGCGCGGAAATCCGTCCGCTTTACGCCTGTTTGCACGCAGGCTCAAACGTCAGCTATCACGGCAAAGACCTGGCCTTTCGCCTAAAAAATCCGCGAAATTTTAAGCTCTTAAAAACGCCTAAATTTCCCGTTATCTTGATAGATGATATCGTGACGACGGGCACTACGATAGATGAAGCCAGACGGACGCTACAAAAAGCCGGCTGCGAGGTGCTTTTTGCGCTGACGCTTGCGGATGTGAGGTATTAA
- a CDS encoding YajG family lipoprotein, whose product MKNLAFFALAAALFAAVMSGCSQRSSVLNLTPYQSTSNQMGYQKNIRINSIEDARANKSIVATITGSNGDVKEYVTLQNSIESWLQDGLSTELKRLGANLSDFGDIVVDVRIVELKANLSGYSTDNLKGSAKLAITVHRGDQTITKNVSQEQTKFAPIHTSGAFKSFFDELLQDIVKRAAIQILKS is encoded by the coding sequence ATGAAAAATTTAGCTTTTTTCGCCCTTGCCGCCGCGCTTTTTGCCGCAGTCATGAGCGGATGTTCGCAGCGCAGTTCGGTGTTAAATTTAACCCCGTATCAATCAACCTCAAATCAGATGGGCTACCAAAAAAATATCCGTATAAATAGCATCGAGGACGCTCGCGCCAACAAAAGCATCGTCGCCACGATCACGGGCAGTAACGGCGACGTCAAAGAGTACGTCACGCTGCAAAATAGCATAGAAAGCTGGCTACAAGACGGCCTTAGCACCGAGCTAAAGCGCCTGGGTGCAAATTTGAGCGACTTTGGCGATATCGTCGTGGACGTGAGGATCGTCGAGCTTAAAGCAAATCTAAGCGGCTACTCCACGGATAATCTAAAAGGCTCGGCAAAGCTTGCGATAACGGTGCACAGAGGCGATCAGACTATCACCAAAAACGTCTCGCAGGAGCAGACTAAATTTGCCCCGATCCATACGAGCGGCGCGTTTAAGAGCTTTTTTGACGAGCTACTGCAAGACATCGTAAAACGCGCGGCGATCCAGATCCTAAAAAGCTGA
- a CDS encoding transporter, whose product MKKYILVVIFALHCALGDGNYIGFLIALNFAVVLVCAAFPFMKKNYIFLLLLALNLALYFNAIDTPFEKPEFWTYHIPALANATYGLSALVYASGFLAFAPLAAYVYFLYSLCVVICAVREKLQNLR is encoded by the coding sequence ATGAAAAAATATATACTAGTCGTGATTTTTGCCCTGCATTGCGCCCTCGGGGACGGTAATTATATAGGTTTTCTTATCGCGCTAAATTTCGCGGTAGTCTTGGTTTGCGCCGCTTTTCCTTTTATGAAAAAGAATTATATATTTTTGCTACTGCTAGCGCTAAATTTGGCTTTGTATTTCAACGCTATCGACACTCCTTTTGAAAAGCCTGAGTTTTGGACGTATCATATACCCGCACTCGCAAACGCGACATACGGCCTAAGCGCTCTAGTTTACGCCTCTGGATTTTTAGCTTTTGCTCCGCTGGCGGCGTATGTTTATTTTTTGTATTCGCTTTGCGTCGTTATCTGCGCCGTGCGCGAAAAACTCCAAAATTTACGCTAA
- the gyrA gene encoding DNA gyrase subunit A: MEENLLNQNQDIQAVDIEESIKTSYLDYSMSVIVGRALPDARDGLKPVHRRILYAMNNLGVGSRSPYMKSARIVGDVIGKYHPHGDTAVYDALVRMAQKFSMRYPAVDGQGNFGSIDGDGAAAMRYTEARMTNLTEEILRDIEKDTVDFIPNYDDRETEPDVLPSRVPNLLLNGSSGIAVGMATNIPPHSLDELIDGLLLVLENKNTTLEEVMQYIKGPDFPTGGIIFGKKGIIEAYRTGRGRVKLRAKTHIEKKPNKDVIVVDELPYQTNKARLIEQIAELVKEKQIEGISEVRDESDKDGIRVVIELKRDAMSDIVLNNLFKSTTMESTFGVIMLAINNKEPKVFNLIELLKLFLNHRKTVIIRRTIFDLEKARARAHILEGLKIALDNIDEVIELIKNSADTPSAREGLVAKFGLSELQANAILDMRLSKLTGLEREKLEAELAELMAEIARLDEILKSETLLEKLIKDELLEIKNKFKVPRITEIVDDYDDIDIEDLIPNENMVVTITHRGYIKRVPSKQYEKQKRGGKGKVAVTTYDDDFIESFFTSNTHDTLMFVTDRGQLYWLKVYKIPEGSRTAKGKAVVNLIQLQPDEKIKAIIPTTDFAQSKSLAFFTKNGIVKRTNLSEFKNIRSIGVRAINLDENDELVTALIVEGEEEPINLIDELGVETEINEIEAIEAQIDEENSEENDENAAEGSDDSEKMLFIVTKKGMCLKFKLSKVRQMGRTARGVTGIKFKEAGDEVVGAAVIESNEQEVLSISQKGIGKRTTADEYRLTNRGGKGVICMKLTNRTGDLIGVVMVDDEQDLMALTSSGKMIRVDMQSIRKAGRNTSGVIVVNVDGDDVVSIAKCPKAEEDGEDIGEETLENLE, from the coding sequence ATGGAAGAAAATCTACTCAATCAAAATCAAGACATCCAAGCCGTCGATATCGAAGAGTCGATAAAAACGAGCTACCTCGACTACTCGATGAGCGTCATCGTCGGTCGCGCCCTACCCGATGCTAGAGACGGTCTAAAGCCCGTTCATAGACGTATCCTATACGCGATGAACAACCTCGGGGTCGGCAGCCGCAGCCCGTACATGAAGTCCGCTCGTATCGTGGGCGACGTCATCGGTAAGTACCACCCGCACGGCGATACGGCAGTTTACGATGCGCTCGTGCGTATGGCCCAGAAATTTTCCATGCGCTATCCGGCGGTCGACGGCCAAGGAAACTTCGGCTCCATCGACGGCGACGGCGCAGCTGCTATGCGTTATACAGAAGCCAGGATGACTAATCTCACCGAAGAAATTTTACGCGATATCGAAAAAGACACGGTTGATTTTATCCCAAACTACGACGACAGAGAGACAGAGCCAGACGTCCTACCTAGCCGCGTACCAAATTTGCTGCTAAACGGCTCTAGCGGTATCGCCGTCGGTATGGCGACGAATATCCCGCCGCACAGCCTTGATGAGCTAATCGACGGGCTTTTACTCGTGCTTGAAAATAAAAACACAACGCTAGAAGAGGTGATGCAGTATATAAAAGGGCCTGATTTCCCGACGGGCGGGATAATATTTGGCAAAAAAGGCATCATCGAGGCCTACCGCACGGGACGCGGCCGCGTGAAACTACGCGCCAAAACCCACATCGAAAAAAAGCCGAACAAAGACGTCATCGTGGTAGATGAGCTACCGTATCAGACGAACAAAGCCCGCCTCATCGAGCAGATCGCCGAGCTGGTTAAAGAAAAACAGATCGAAGGTATCAGCGAGGTGCGCGACGAGTCCGATAAGGACGGCATCCGCGTCGTCATCGAGCTAAAACGCGACGCGATGAGCGACATCGTGCTAAACAATCTCTTTAAATCCACGACGATGGAAAGCACGTTTGGCGTCATAATGCTTGCGATAAACAACAAAGAGCCGAAGGTATTTAACCTAATCGAGCTTTTGAAGCTATTTTTAAATCACAGAAAAACAGTCATCATCCGCCGCACGATATTTGATCTAGAAAAAGCCCGCGCTAGAGCGCATATTTTAGAGGGCTTAAAGATCGCGCTAGATAATATCGACGAGGTAATCGAACTCATCAAAAATAGCGCCGACACTCCGAGCGCTCGCGAGGGCTTGGTGGCGAAATTCGGTCTTAGCGAGCTACAAGCAAACGCGATCCTAGATATGAGGCTAAGCAAGCTAACGGGTTTAGAGCGCGAGAAACTAGAGGCCGAGCTAGCCGAGCTGATGGCCGAGATCGCGCGCCTTGATGAAATTTTAAAGAGCGAAACCTTGCTAGAAAAACTAATCAAAGACGAGCTGCTTGAGATAAAAAATAAATTTAAAGTGCCGCGCATCACCGAGATCGTAGACGACTACGACGATATCGACATCGAGGACCTCATCCCTAACGAAAACATGGTCGTAACCATCACGCACCGAGGCTACATCAAGCGCGTGCCGAGCAAGCAGTACGAGAAGCAAAAACGCGGCGGCAAAGGTAAGGTTGCGGTAACTACGTACGACGACGACTTCATCGAGAGCTTCTTTACGAGCAACACTCACGATACGCTGATGTTCGTGACCGACCGCGGACAGCTCTACTGGCTCAAAGTCTATAAGATCCCTGAAGGAAGCCGCACGGCAAAAGGCAAAGCGGTAGTAAATCTCATCCAGCTACAGCCTGACGAAAAGATCAAGGCAATCATCCCGACGACTGATTTTGCCCAGAGTAAATCGCTCGCGTTTTTCACTAAAAACGGCATCGTAAAACGCACGAATTTGAGCGAATTTAAAAATATCCGCTCCATCGGCGTGCGCGCCATCAACCTAGACGAGAACGACGAGCTAGTAACGGCTCTAATCGTAGAAGGCGAGGAAGAGCCGATAAATCTAATTGACGAGCTTGGCGTTGAAACCGAGATAAACGAGATAGAGGCGATAGAGGCTCAGATCGACGAAGAAAATAGTGAGGAAAACGACGAGAACGCGGCCGAAGGAAGCGACGACAGCGAAAAGATGCTATTTATCGTGACCAAAAAGGGAATGTGCCTCAAATTTAAACTCAGCAAAGTCCGCCAGATGGGCAGAACGGCTCGCGGCGTGACGGGTATTAAATTTAAAGAAGCGGGCGACGAGGTCGTAGGCGCGGCCGTCATCGAAAGCAACGAGCAAGAAGTGCTAAGCATATCTCAAAAAGGTATCGGCAAACGCACGACCGCTGACGAATACCGCCTAACAAATCGCGGCGGCAAGGGCGTGATCTGCATGAAGCTAACAAATCGTACCGGCGATCTAATCGGCGTCGTAATGGTCGATGACGAACAAGATCTGATGGCTCTAACCTCAAGCGGCAAGATGATACGCGTCGATATGCAAAGCATCCGCAAAGCAGGCCGAAACACCAGCGGCGTCATCGTAGTAAACGTAGACGGCGACGACGTAGTTAGTATCGCTAAATGCCCTAAAGCCGAGGAAGACGGCGAAGATATTGGCGAAGAGACGCTAGAAAATTTAGAATGA
- a CDS encoding NAD(P)H-binding protein translates to MKVAIIGANGKSGSNLVQEALKQGHDVTAIVRNKEYKNSDVKVVYKDVFELTKADLAGFDAVISAFAAWTPETFGLHKKVAKHLADALSGTKIRLLVIGGAGTLYVDDKQTMVMDTPSFPAEYMGVAKATAESFSELKGRSDVLWTYVSPAGDYDANGARTGKYVLGGDNLILNSKNESYISYADLALAVIDELKNGDFVQKRFTAVGERA, encoded by the coding sequence ATGAAAGTAGCAATAATCGGAGCAAACGGAAAATCAGGTTCAAATTTGGTGCAAGAAGCCCTAAAACAGGGGCATGACGTAACGGCTATCGTGCGAAACAAAGAGTATAAAAACAGCGACGTAAAAGTCGTTTATAAAGACGTTTTTGAGCTAACGAAGGCCGATCTAGCTGGCTTTGACGCCGTTATTAGCGCATTTGCGGCATGGACACCCGAAACGTTTGGGCTTCATAAAAAGGTAGCAAAACACCTTGCAGACGCGCTTAGTGGCACAAAAATAAGGCTACTAGTGATCGGCGGCGCGGGTACGTTATACGTCGACGATAAGCAGACGATGGTTATGGATACGCCAAGCTTCCCTGCCGAGTACATGGGCGTCGCAAAGGCTACGGCGGAGTCGTTTTCCGAGCTAAAAGGCAGAAGCGACGTGCTCTGGACATACGTCTCGCCTGCCGGAGACTACGACGCAAACGGCGCTCGCACGGGCAAATACGTCCTTGGTGGCGATAATCTAATCCTAAACTCCAAAAACGAGAGCTACATCAGCTACGCAGACCTAGCGCTTGCGGTCATAGACGAGCTAAAAAACGGCGACTTCGTGCAAAAGCGCTTTACCGCCGTCGGCGAGAGAGCGTGA
- the hemE gene encoding uroporphyrinogen decarboxylase — MIFIDACLKKTTPYTPVWMMRQAGRYLPEYMRVRSAAGDFLSLCKDYKKASEVTIQPVEILGVDAAILFSDILVVPLEMGMDLRFEKGEGPVFLNPIKTAENLDALDVDKAVENLSYVYDTIGLTRQNLSADKALIGFCGAPWTIATYMIEGGGTKTYAVCKKLLYTNPEFLHRILAKVADALTLYVKRQIRAGVNAVQIFDSWAGALEDSAYMEFGWRYIMRIVDSVKAEFPDIPLIVFPKGISGYLDQISGNFEVLGVDWSTPLELAKAKLSPRYVLQGNMEPTRLYDKKAIETGVERILQTMKGAPHIFNLGHGILPDVPVENAKYFIKLVQEKSAR, encoded by the coding sequence ATGATTTTTATCGATGCTTGTTTAAAAAAAACCACGCCTTATACGCCCGTTTGGATGATGCGCCAGGCGGGTCGGTATCTACCCGAGTATATGCGAGTTCGCTCTGCGGCGGGGGATTTTCTATCGCTTTGCAAGGATTATAAAAAAGCCAGCGAAGTCACGATCCAGCCGGTTGAAATTTTAGGCGTGGATGCGGCGATACTTTTTAGCGATATCCTAGTCGTGCCGCTTGAGATGGGTATGGATCTGCGCTTTGAAAAGGGCGAGGGACCCGTTTTTTTAAATCCTATAAAAACCGCCGAGAATTTAGATGCTTTAGACGTCGATAAGGCGGTAGAAAATTTATCTTACGTTTATGATACGATCGGACTTACGAGGCAAAATTTAAGTGCGGACAAGGCGCTTATCGGATTTTGCGGAGCGCCGTGGACGATAGCTACTTATATGATAGAAGGCGGCGGAACGAAAACTTACGCCGTCTGCAAGAAGCTGCTTTATACGAATCCGGAGTTTTTGCACCGAATTTTGGCTAAGGTCGCAGACGCGCTTACGCTCTATGTCAAGCGTCAAATCAGAGCTGGAGTAAATGCGGTGCAAATTTTTGACAGCTGGGCGGGCGCGCTTGAAGATAGCGCGTATATGGAGTTTGGCTGGAGGTATATCATGCGTATCGTAGATAGCGTCAAGGCTGAGTTTCCGGATATTCCGCTTATCGTATTTCCAAAGGGAATTAGCGGATATTTGGATCAAATTTCCGGAAATTTCGAGGTTTTGGGCGTTGATTGGAGTACGCCTTTAGAGCTTGCTAAGGCAAAACTTAGCCCTCGCTACGTCCTTCAGGGTAATATGGAGCCTACGCGCCTTTACGATAAAAAGGCGATTGAAACGGGCGTGGAACGAATTTTGCAGACGATGAAGGGCGCGCCTCATATATTTAATCTCGGACACGGCATATTGCCCGACGTCCCGGTAGAAAACGCGAAATACTTCATCAAACTAGTACAAGAAAAAAGCGCAAGATAG
- a CDS encoding cupin domain-containing protein, with translation MSSYKIVSTKSEPRVELKDALNLSGCELSINELPTNVSVPFVHSHKQNEELYLVLKGGGTLFIDGEEKDVKEGDAIRIDPAGKRCFKAGAQGMKFICIQTKRGSLEQYTMNDGVINEDVKPSWL, from the coding sequence ATGTCAAGCTACAAGATCGTTTCAACGAAAAGCGAACCAAGAGTCGAGCTAAAAGACGCTCTAAATTTAAGCGGCTGTGAGCTATCTATCAACGAGCTTCCCACAAACGTGAGCGTGCCTTTCGTGCATTCGCACAAGCAAAACGAGGAGCTTTATTTGGTGCTAAAAGGCGGCGGCACGCTTTTTATAGACGGCGAGGAAAAGGATGTTAAAGAGGGCGATGCGATCCGCATCGATCCGGCTGGCAAGAGATGCTTCAAGGCGGGCGCGCAGGGGATGAAGTTTATCTGTATCCAGACCAAACGCGGCAGCCTAGAACAATACACGATGAATGACGGCGTGATAAACGAGGACGTAAAGCCTAGCTGGCTGTAA
- a CDS encoding cation diffusion facilitator family transporter — translation MHENHAHCTHSHASNKVVLRNSFLIISAFMLVEVAGGLATNSLALLSDAGHMLSDAAALGLSLFAFKFGERKGNLQKTFGYKRIEILAATINAVTLIVIAVFIVIEAARRLQNPPEVATAGMLAISTLGLAVNIVVALYMLRGGDVRENVNMRGAYLHVLGDAAGSVGAIAAALAMMCFGWGWADAAASLLVAALIVKSGWGVLKESLNILMEGSPKGVSLDALVAQIRGVDGVLSVHDLHVWSITSGANALTAHVVVSGELSVREAERIMTEISHEMEHLGITHTTLQLESSDNECADELICEVRSNDEHGHLGHSH, via the coding sequence ATGCACGAAAATCACGCCCATTGCACGCATTCGCACGCGTCAAACAAGGTCGTTTTGAGAAATTCCTTCCTTATAATATCCGCTTTTATGCTGGTCGAGGTCGCGGGCGGCTTGGCGACGAACTCGCTCGCCCTGCTCTCCGACGCTGGACACATGCTCTCAGACGCCGCAGCGCTCGGGCTTTCGCTGTTTGCGTTTAAATTCGGCGAACGTAAAGGCAATCTGCAAAAGACCTTCGGCTACAAGCGGATCGAAATTTTAGCCGCAACGATAAACGCCGTCACGCTCATCGTCATCGCCGTTTTTATCGTCATCGAGGCGGCGCGGCGCCTGCAAAACCCGCCCGAAGTAGCCACCGCGGGCATGCTCGCCATCAGCACGCTAGGACTTGCCGTAAACATCGTCGTGGCGCTATACATGCTGCGCGGCGGCGACGTGAGAGAAAACGTCAATATGCGCGGCGCCTACCTGCACGTGCTGGGCGACGCTGCGGGCTCGGTGGGCGCGATCGCGGCAGCTTTGGCGATGATGTGCTTTGGCTGGGGCTGGGCGGACGCGGCGGCTAGCCTGCTCGTAGCCGCGCTCATCGTAAAAAGCGGCTGGGGCGTGCTAAAAGAGAGCCTAAACATCCTGATGGAGGGCTCGCCAAAGGGCGTGAGCCTAGACGCGCTCGTCGCGCAGATCAGAGGCGTGGACGGCGTGCTTTCGGTGCACGACCTGCACGTCTGGAGCATAACAAGCGGCGCAAACGCGCTCACGGCTCACGTGGTGGTCAGCGGCGAGCTGAGCGTGCGCGAAGCGGAGCGGATCATGACCGAAATATCGCACGAAATGGAGCATCTGGGCATCACGCACACGACGCTACAGCTTGAGAGCAGCGACAATGAATGCGCTGACGAGCTCATCTGCGAAGTAAGATCAAACGACGAGCACGGGCATTTGGGGCATAGTCATTAA